Proteins encoded by one window of Terriglobia bacterium:
- a CDS encoding GNAT family N-acetyltransferase, producing the protein MTTAVRIVEEFGAIEDEAKRWRLLDEEANSPMHQYAWVKACSSAFADCGNLRLIVVGAGEPRALAPLVVRGRTITRIECLGVDELYEPTDFPHSDPGSLTCLVNTLVELRYPILLRRILADSPVLSALRKAFQSRGLLLSRPVTGYPWIDLDSSWIEPEKKLSASRRSSLRRAQRKAEEIGPIEYEILSPEPDQLKDLLARSLQIEAASWKGRGGSALLSDGERRQFFEQYTAIACERGVLRLCFMKIGGQAIATQIAVECGGGFWLLKVGYDEEFARCSPGNLLMLETLRYAVSRGLNTYEFLGSAEPWTEIWTNQVRPCVSVWGYPANHRGMTAFTWDALRYGWERLNRHFNR; encoded by the coding sequence GTGACTACCGCAGTAAGGATTGTCGAGGAATTCGGTGCTATCGAAGACGAGGCGAAGCGCTGGCGGCTTCTTGACGAGGAGGCCAACAGTCCCATGCACCAGTATGCATGGGTAAAAGCATGCAGTTCCGCATTCGCCGATTGCGGCAATCTGCGCTTAATCGTCGTGGGCGCCGGGGAACCCAGAGCGCTCGCCCCTCTCGTGGTCCGGGGCCGCACGATTACCCGGATCGAATGCCTCGGTGTGGACGAACTTTATGAACCAACAGACTTTCCGCATTCCGACCCGGGTTCGCTGACTTGTCTCGTCAACACTCTGGTGGAACTGCGATACCCAATTCTCCTGCGGCGAATTCTGGCGGACTCGCCGGTTCTGAGCGCTCTGCGCAAGGCCTTCCAGTCCCGCGGTTTACTTCTGTCGCGTCCGGTAACCGGTTATCCATGGATCGACCTTGATTCTTCCTGGATCGAACCGGAAAAGAAGCTGAGTGCCAGCCGGAGATCCAGCCTTCGCAGGGCGCAGCGAAAAGCCGAGGAAATCGGGCCGATCGAATATGAGATCCTTTCGCCCGAACCGGACCAACTGAAGGACCTTCTCGCCCGAAGTCTGCAGATCGAGGCGGCGAGTTGGAAAGGACGTGGCGGCTCGGCCTTGCTGTCGGACGGCGAGCGGCGGCAGTTCTTTGAGCAATACACCGCTATCGCCTGCGAGCGAGGAGTCCTGCGGCTCTGCTTCATGAAGATCGGCGGCCAGGCCATAGCGACACAAATTGCGGTCGAATGCGGCGGCGGCTTCTGGCTGCTGAAAGTCGGCTATGACGAAGAATTCGCGCGCTGCTCGCCCGGCAACCTGCTCATGTTGGAAACCCTTCGATATGCCGTATCGCGCGGCTTGAACACCTACGAATTTCTCGGTTCGGCGGAACCATGGACCGAAATCTGGACGAACCAGGTTCGTCCATGCGTGTCCGTCTGGGGGTACCCCGCAAATCACCGCGGGATGACAGCTTTCACATGGGACGCACTGAGATACGGATGGGAACGGCTGAATCGGCACTTCAATCGCTGA
- the dcd gene encoding dCTP deaminase, with product MPIKSDRWIRQMAETSGMIEPFSASQVAEGMISYGLSSYGYDLRLAEEFKIFAPPPGATLNPKAIPPEYYREHRGPSCDIPPNSYVLGRTLEYLRIPRDVLTLCVGKSTYARTGVLVNVTPFEPEWEGFVTVSIANTTPVPVRIFANEGLCQVLFFQSDEPCEISYKDRKGKYQAQKKIEFGRTS from the coding sequence ATGCCAATTAAATCTGATCGCTGGATACGTCAAATGGCCGAAACGAGCGGAATGATCGAACCGTTCAGCGCTTCGCAAGTCGCGGAGGGCATGATCTCATATGGTTTATCCTCTTATGGATACGACCTCCGGCTGGCCGAGGAATTCAAAATTTTTGCTCCCCCGCCGGGCGCAACGCTGAATCCCAAGGCCATTCCGCCTGAATATTACCGGGAACATCGTGGCCCGTCGTGCGATATCCCGCCTAATAGCTATGTTTTAGGAAGAACGCTCGAGTATCTTCGCATTCCCCGGGACGTCCTCACCCTGTGCGTCGGCAAGTCGACATATGCCCGAACGGGCGTTCTCGTGAACGTCACGCCGTTTGAGCCGGAATGGGAAGGCTTCGTCACGGTTTCGATTGCCAACACCACCCCGGTGCCGGTCCGGATCTTTGCGAACGAAGGATTGTGCCAGGTTCTTTTCTTTCAGTCGGATGAGCCCTGCGAAATCTCGTATAAGGATCGCAAGGGGAAGTACCAAGCGCAGAAGAAGATCGAGTTCGGGAGGACGTCCTAA
- a CDS encoding site-2 protease family protein, protein MDTPFNPPADILFTEARRQKFPWVNVALFGLTCVSTMIVGTALMEAYTNSLGDVLPFLGEIFRSPSILLKGLPFSVAIMTILLAHEMGHYLTCCYYGIDATLPYFIPAPTPIGTMGAFIKIKSPIQHRAALLEVGIAGPIAGFVLAIPTLIIGLAKSGFTAPEPPGAGFGLGEPLIFKLFQLLMGKTPHAGMDINLHPIAFAAWFGFFATALNLLPVGQLDGGHVLYALFGRVHTRISQTFLFTLIPLGLFYWQGWLLWTTILLFIGLRHPTTLDDSVPLKPRHTALGWIALAMFVLCFTPMPFYLT, encoded by the coding sequence ATGGACACTCCGTTCAATCCGCCGGCCGACATCCTTTTCACCGAGGCGCGCCGGCAGAAGTTTCCCTGGGTGAATGTGGCGCTGTTCGGCCTGACGTGCGTCAGCACGATGATCGTCGGCACAGCGCTGATGGAAGCCTACACGAACTCGCTCGGAGACGTGCTTCCATTCCTGGGGGAAATCTTCCGCTCGCCCTCCATCCTCTTGAAAGGGCTGCCATTCAGCGTCGCCATCATGACGATACTGCTGGCGCATGAGATGGGACACTACCTGACGTGCTGCTATTACGGCATCGACGCGACGCTGCCCTACTTCATACCGGCGCCGACTCCCATCGGCACGATGGGGGCTTTTATCAAAATTAAATCGCCGATCCAGCACCGCGCCGCGCTGCTCGAAGTCGGCATCGCGGGCCCGATTGCGGGATTCGTGCTCGCGATCCCGACATTGATTATCGGTCTGGCCAAATCCGGATTCACGGCCCCGGAGCCCCCTGGCGCCGGCTTCGGGCTCGGTGAACCGCTCATCTTCAAATTGTTCCAGTTGCTGATGGGGAAGACGCCGCACGCAGGTATGGACATCAATCTGCATCCCATCGCTTTCGCGGCATGGTTCGGTTTTTTCGCCACCGCGCTGAATTTGCTCCCGGTAGGCCAGCTCGACGGGGGCCACGTTTTGTACGCGCTATTCGGTCGGGTTCATACGCGGATATCCCAGACCTTTCTCTTCACTCTGATCCCTCTGGGATTGTTCTACTGGCAGGGCTGGCTGCTATGGACAACAATCCTGCTATTCATCGGATTGCGGCATCCGACAACGCTCGATGATTCAGTTCCGTTGAAGCCGCGTCACACCGCGCTGGGATGGATTGCCCTCGCCATGTTCGTCCTGTGCTTCACTCCGATGCCGTTTTATCTGACTTAG
- a CDS encoding LysR family transcriptional regulator yields MNLDTLSLYCDVIRSGSFSLGAASHRISQSAASQAVRQLEEELGSQLIDRTKRPFMVTPEGKKFFEACVALLDNFEKAKTEITSQRTLVSGAVRVAVIYSVGLHDMGIYSQQFTQQYPHAKIRLAYLHPHEVVDAIINDEADLGILSFPSPHRSLTVVPWHSEPMVFVCHRSHPMAKRKLVSYRDLDGENFIAFDRSLSIRKAIDKALRQHGVNVNGAMEFDNIETIKHAITLQSGVSILPQPSVVREVESGVLAAIPTDMPDLVRPVGIVHRRQKLLTPTAQTLLEFLQSQKQ; encoded by the coding sequence ATGAATCTCGACACCTTAAGCCTCTATTGTGACGTTATCCGCTCGGGGAGCTTCTCGCTGGGAGCTGCTTCGCACCGGATTTCGCAGTCGGCTGCCAGCCAGGCTGTCCGGCAGCTGGAGGAAGAACTCGGCTCGCAGCTCATCGATCGCACGAAGCGTCCATTTATGGTGACTCCGGAAGGGAAAAAGTTCTTCGAAGCCTGTGTCGCATTGCTCGACAATTTCGAAAAAGCCAAAACGGAGATTACGTCCCAGCGGACGCTGGTGAGCGGAGCAGTGCGGGTGGCCGTTATTTATTCGGTCGGGCTGCACGATATGGGGATCTACTCGCAACAGTTCACGCAGCAGTATCCGCATGCGAAGATCCGGCTCGCGTACCTGCATCCTCACGAAGTGGTGGATGCGATCATTAATGATGAAGCAGATCTCGGCATTCTCTCGTTTCCCTCGCCTCACCGGTCGCTGACGGTGGTGCCATGGCACTCGGAACCGATGGTTTTCGTGTGTCACCGCTCGCACCCCATGGCAAAGCGGAAACTGGTGTCTTATCGGGACCTGGATGGAGAGAATTTCATCGCTTTCGATCGCAGCCTCAGTATCCGGAAAGCGATCGACAAAGCTCTCCGCCAGCACGGCGTGAACGTCAACGGCGCAATGGAGTTCGACAACATCGAGACGATCAAACACGCCATTACCCTGCAGTCCGGCGTGAGCATTCTTCCTCAGCCGAGCGTGGTGCGCGAGGTCGAGTCCGGAGTACTGGCCGCCATACCAACGGACATGCCGGATCTCGTCCGGCCTGTCGGCATCGTCCACCGCCGCCAGAAACTCCTCACGCCCACAGCCCAGACGCTTCTGGAGTTCCTACAGAGTCAAAAACAGTAG
- a CDS encoding HU family DNA-binding protein, with protein MIKLDLVNQIVERTGVSKTKAEQAVDTIFNCMKDALKANDRIELRGFGVFSVKPRKTGIGRNPRTGSEVNIPPGKAVRFKPGKDLQSL; from the coding sequence GTGATCAAACTCGATCTCGTGAATCAGATCGTGGAGCGGACGGGAGTCAGCAAGACCAAAGCGGAGCAGGCAGTCGACACCATCTTCAATTGCATGAAAGACGCCCTCAAGGCCAATGATCGGATCGAGTTGCGCGGCTTTGGTGTGTTTTCGGTAAAACCGCGAAAAACCGGTATCGGCAGGAATCCCCGCACGGGTTCGGAAGTGAATATCCCGCCTGGAAAAGCCGTGAGATTCAAGCCGGGCAAAGACTTGCAGTCGCTTTAA
- a CDS encoding DinB family protein, with the protein MESVSQDLLSAVASGDKLGQIDDAVAAAPRAPGKWSKKQALGHLVDSAANNHQRFVRLQLAPRIDLPGYDGDAWVRVQRYQDRPWLEIVQLWQTYNTQLAAVIRSVDPKSLQNVWHTPDGKDLTLEFLMRDYVTHLRHHLDQIL; encoded by the coding sequence ATGGAATCGGTTTCCCAGGATTTGCTTTCCGCAGTAGCTTCAGGGGATAAGTTAGGCCAGATTGATGACGCCGTGGCGGCCGCTCCCCGCGCGCCCGGCAAGTGGTCGAAGAAACAGGCCCTCGGACATCTGGTCGACTCCGCAGCCAACAACCATCAACGATTTGTCCGCCTCCAACTGGCGCCTCGCATCGATCTGCCCGGATACGACGGCGATGCGTGGGTTCGCGTCCAGCGCTACCAGGACCGTCCCTGGCTCGAAATTGTTCAGCTTTGGCAGACTTATAACACGCAACTGGCGGCGGTGATCCGCTCCGTCGATCCCAAGTCGCTTCAGAATGTCTGGCACACGCCTGATGGTAAAGATCTTACGCTCGAATTTCTGATGCGGGATTACGTCACGCACCTGCGCCATCACCTCGATCAAATTCTTTAA
- a CDS encoding CAP domain-containing protein: MTLLMFFLLLFQNTKPEIRVPDLEQRVHELIDAQRKANGSPEMEWDGELAKIARAHSEDMAKRKYFKHINPEGLTPMKRAEAAGYKVCQLMAENIYQSNLYSRVIEERKRKTTEKTYIWNSLEKIASTTVKGWMDSPGHRQNILDKNYTREGIGVAVVEDDDGKVYVTQMFCGAEPETKSDKTASE; this comes from the coding sequence ATGACGCTCCTGATGTTTTTTCTGCTTCTGTTTCAGAACACGAAGCCGGAAATTCGTGTGCCCGATCTCGAACAGCGGGTCCACGAGCTGATCGATGCGCAACGGAAGGCGAACGGCAGCCCGGAGATGGAGTGGGACGGCGAGTTGGCCAAAATCGCGCGCGCGCACAGTGAAGATATGGCGAAGCGAAAGTACTTCAAGCACATCAACCCGGAAGGGCTGACGCCGATGAAACGGGCGGAGGCCGCAGGTTATAAGGTTTGCCAGCTCATGGCCGAGAACATTTACCAGAGCAACCTGTACTCGCGGGTGATCGAAGAGCGGAAGCGCAAGACGACCGAAAAAACCTACATCTGGAATTCACTCGAGAAAATCGCATCCACGACAGTCAAGGGCTGGATGGACAGCCCCGGGCATCGCCAGAACATCCTGGACAAGAACTACACGCGCGAAGGCATCGGCGTTGCCGTCGTGGAAGACGATGACGGCAAAGTTTACGTCACTCAGATGTTTTGCGGGGCGGAGCCCGAGACTAAGTCAGATAAAACGGCATCGGAGTGA
- a CDS encoding HD domain-containing protein: protein MDSERFERQIQFILEIDKLKTILRRTYLIHADRAENTAEHSWHLALGAIVLAEHANEPVDVARVVKMVLVHDIVEIDAGDTYFYDAVGALDKPEREDAAAERLFGILPEDQGNELRALWQEFEAGNTPDARFALALDRFMPQLHNYYTHGRSWAEHGITADRVLERNEGMAEGSARLWQHARGLLEDAVVKGLLPARKEK from the coding sequence ATGGATTCCGAACGCTTCGAGCGCCAGATACAGTTCATCCTGGAAATCGACAAACTCAAAACCATATTGAGACGGACCTATTTGATTCATGCCGACCGTGCGGAAAACACTGCGGAGCACAGCTGGCATCTTGCGCTCGGGGCTATTGTGCTGGCGGAGCATGCGAACGAACCTGTCGATGTGGCGCGTGTGGTGAAGATGGTTCTGGTTCACGACATCGTCGAGATCGATGCCGGGGACACGTATTTCTACGATGCGGTGGGTGCTCTGGACAAGCCGGAACGCGAAGATGCCGCGGCCGAACGGCTGTTCGGCATACTGCCGGAGGATCAGGGCAATGAGCTGCGCGCTCTATGGCAGGAATTCGAAGCGGGCAACACTCCGGACGCCCGCTTTGCGCTCGCCCTCGACCGTTTCATGCCGCAATTGCATAACTACTACACGCACGGGCGTTCCTGGGCGGAGCACGGCATTACAGCGGACCGCGTCCTGGAGCGGAATGAAGGTATGGCCGAAGGCTCCGCCCGGCTTTGGCAACATGCCCGGGGATTACTCGAAGATGCGGTGGTCAAAGGCCTTCTTCCAGCGCGGAAAGAAAAGTGA
- a CDS encoding proline dehydrogenase: MGTAESALQSLIRRAAGAYTAGPATKDAQAVCERLARDGIANTVCYWDIYADQPTRICAAYANLLKTVSTATSDCYLSIKAPALRFDAGLVRKILGEAARLNAVVHFDAMGPDTVDRTFALISETAKTYPRLGCTLPGRWRRSAVDAERALAMGLRVRVVKGEWPGIGGDEADPREGFLRIVEKLAGRAVHVAVATHNPVMARLALRRLQDAGTPCEIELLYGLPQQPMLRIARDFGVRARMYVPYGHAGLPYRLKNGFRNPRIIGWFLRDLWRCKRPV; the protein is encoded by the coding sequence ATGGGAACGGCTGAATCGGCACTTCAATCGCTGATCCGGCGCGCCGCCGGCGCGTACACCGCCGGCCCCGCCACCAAGGATGCTCAGGCCGTCTGCGAGCGGCTGGCACGCGACGGAATTGCCAACACTGTTTGCTATTGGGACATCTATGCCGATCAACCGACGAGGATTTGTGCGGCATATGCCAACCTGCTAAAGACTGTATCCACAGCGACGTCCGATTGCTATCTGTCAATCAAGGCTCCCGCACTGAGGTTCGATGCCGGTCTCGTCAGGAAAATTCTCGGCGAGGCTGCGCGCTTGAACGCCGTTGTACATTTCGATGCGATGGGTCCCGACACCGTCGATCGAACGTTCGCGCTCATCTCGGAAACTGCCAAAACGTATCCCCGGCTTGGCTGCACGCTGCCCGGCCGGTGGCGCCGCAGCGCCGTTGACGCCGAGCGCGCGCTGGCCATGGGACTTCGCGTACGAGTCGTGAAGGGAGAGTGGCCCGGAATCGGAGGCGATGAGGCCGATCCCCGCGAAGGGTTCCTCCGTATCGTGGAAAAGCTGGCCGGCCGCGCAGTCCATGTCGCTGTTGCCACTCATAATCCGGTCATGGCCCGGCTAGCCCTGAGACGACTGCAGGATGCCGGCACCCCTTGCGAAATCGAGCTTCTCTATGGTCTTCCGCAGCAACCCATGCTGCGCATCGCGCGGGACTTCGGAGTCCGCGCACGCATGTACGTTCCCTACGGGCATGCCGGACTACCCTACCGCCTGAAGAACGGATTCCGGAATCCACGCATTATTGGCTGGTTCCTTCGCGACTTATGGCGTTGTAAACGCCCAGTTTAG
- the fabG gene encoding 3-oxoacyl-[acyl-carrier-protein] reductase, whose product MFSGKVAIVTGGSRGIGRAIVQALAREGARVVFTYAQNKALADEIANGDTILAFQADVTSFDQAKDLVKQVKERFGRVDILVNNAGITKDKLVALMSEKDWDDVIDTNLKGAFNLTKPIIGMMIRQKSGAILNITSISGIVGMPGQVNYSSSKAGMIGFTKALAKEIAKAHVTVNALALGFVETDMTGVLNPDYRAKALEQIPLGRFAKPEEMAEVALFLLSPKAAYITGQVIQVDGGLAI is encoded by the coding sequence ATGTTTTCAGGAAAGGTCGCAATTGTAACGGGTGGAAGCCGCGGTATCGGCCGCGCCATCGTCCAGGCTCTGGCACGCGAAGGCGCGCGGGTCGTCTTCACCTACGCCCAGAACAAAGCGCTTGCGGATGAGATCGCGAACGGCGACACAATCCTCGCATTTCAGGCCGACGTCACCAGCTTCGATCAGGCCAAAGACCTCGTGAAGCAGGTCAAAGAGCGGTTCGGACGCGTCGATATTCTGGTCAACAATGCCGGCATCACCAAGGACAAGCTGGTCGCTTTGATGAGCGAAAAAGATTGGGACGATGTCATCGATACCAATCTGAAAGGCGCATTCAACCTGACCAAGCCCATCATCGGCATGATGATTCGCCAGAAATCCGGCGCCATCCTGAACATCACATCGATCAGCGGAATCGTCGGCATGCCCGGACAGGTGAACTATTCCTCGTCGAAAGCCGGCATGATCGGATTCACGAAGGCCCTCGCCAAAGAAATCGCCAAAGCCCACGTCACCGTAAACGCGCTCGCGCTCGGATTTGTCGAAACCGATATGACCGGTGTCCTCAACCCGGACTATCGCGCCAAAGCCCTCGAGCAGATCCCCTTGGGCCGCTTCGCCAAGCCGGAAGAGATGGCCGAGGTTGCGCTATTCCTGCTGTCGCCGAAGGCCGCCTATATCACCGGGCAAGTCATTCAGGTTGACGGGGGATTGGCCATATAG
- a CDS encoding RNA-binding protein, translating into MSKKIYVGNLSFRTTEDELTSLFSQVGSVESVSIINDRDTGRSKGFGFVSMNDEEAEKAIAAFNGKDLGGRPLTVNEARPMVKKDFASRAGRNNRW; encoded by the coding sequence ATGTCGAAGAAAATTTACGTTGGAAATCTGTCGTTCCGAACGACGGAGGATGAACTTACCAGTCTGTTTTCGCAGGTTGGCTCGGTCGAATCCGTCAGTATCATTAATGATCGTGATACCGGCCGTTCAAAAGGATTTGGTTTCGTCTCCATGAACGACGAAGAAGCTGAGAAAGCGATCGCGGCGTTCAATGGAAAGGACCTAGGCGGCCGCCCGTTGACTGTCAACGAGGCTCGTCCGATGGTGAAAAAGGATTTCGCCAGCCGCGCCGGCCGCAACAACCGCTGGTAA
- a CDS encoding energy transducer TonB: protein MFNELPETIPHKNKTKFEAFAGALAVQVVLVGSIIVLQMALPQKLGEFQLLQTLYMAPPPPPAPAAKEAPAPAAVRHQAERPSAATQPTPVAQQKAQPVQEQPAIIAPTAIPSDIARIVESGAAGRPGSVPGGVVGGVGGGVAGGTLGGVLGGAAVANVPPPPATGPVRVGGNVKQPKLVHIEQPHYPPAAKAAHIEGVVVVEATVTADGTVDKVKVLSGPPTLTEAASEAVSHWKYEPTYLNGQAVPVILTARITFSLSDAQK from the coding sequence ATGTTTAACGAGCTGCCCGAAACTATCCCACACAAAAATAAGACGAAATTCGAGGCCTTCGCCGGAGCGCTTGCCGTTCAGGTAGTGTTGGTCGGGTCCATTATTGTGCTGCAGATGGCACTGCCGCAGAAACTTGGAGAATTCCAACTCCTCCAGACTCTGTACATGGCGCCGCCCCCTCCGCCGGCCCCGGCCGCCAAAGAAGCACCGGCACCGGCCGCGGTCCGTCATCAGGCGGAAAGGCCATCGGCTGCGACTCAACCCACGCCGGTTGCACAGCAAAAGGCGCAGCCGGTGCAGGAACAGCCCGCAATTATTGCCCCGACGGCAATCCCCAGCGACATCGCCAGGATTGTGGAATCAGGCGCTGCCGGCCGCCCAGGTAGCGTACCCGGCGGCGTGGTTGGTGGAGTCGGGGGAGGTGTTGCGGGAGGAACGCTCGGCGGAGTACTTGGCGGCGCCGCCGTCGCCAATGTTCCTCCGCCGCCGGCAACCGGTCCCGTCCGTGTCGGTGGAAATGTAAAGCAGCCGAAGCTCGTTCATATCGAGCAGCCGCATTATCCGCCGGCAGCGAAGGCTGCCCACATCGAGGGGGTTGTTGTGGTCGAGGCGACGGTCACTGCGGACGGCACCGTCGACAAGGTGAAGGTTCTTTCCGGGCCGCCGACGCTCACGGAAGCGGCTTCCGAGGCCGTGTCCCATTGGAAGTACGAGCCGACCTATTTAAACGGACAGGCGGTGCCCGTCATCCTGACCGCAAGAATCACCTTTTCACTGAGTGATGCGCAAAAATAA